In Erigeron canadensis isolate Cc75 chromosome 6, C_canadensis_v1, whole genome shotgun sequence, the following are encoded in one genomic region:
- the LOC122604008 gene encoding probable small nuclear ribonucleoprotein F: MATVPVNPKPFLNNLTGKPVIVKLKWGMEYKGFLVSVDSYMNLQLANSEEYIDGVLSGNLGEILIRCNNVLYLRGVPEDEEIEDADHD; the protein is encoded by the exons ATGGCC ACAGTACCGGTTAACCCGAAGCCTTTCTTGAACAATCTGACCGGAAAGCCCGTCATTGTGAAACTTAAATGGGGAATGGAATATAAAGGTTTTCTTGTCTCTGTTGATTCTTACATGAACTTGCAG TTGGCAAACTCTGAAGAATACATTGACGGCGTGTTGTCTGGTAACCTCGGAGAGATTTTAATCAG ATGTAATAACGTTCTCTATCTACGAGGTGTACCAGAGGATGAAGAAATTGAGGATGCGGACCATGACTAG